A single window of Martelella sp. NC20 DNA harbors:
- the ligD gene encoding non-homologous end-joining DNA ligase, whose product MSKVAVAGIEITHPDRQLYGKAGVTKADVARHYALVGARMLEIAGPRPVSLFRCPTGIDGESFFQKHAGKGFPDELARIDIAEKDGETGEYLYAKDVAGLVAAAQMGTIEFHGWGARADRLEAPDRLIFDLDPDEGLGFTETKKAAFEMRETLSAIGLKSTAMVTGGKGIHVIVPLRRTVSWDTLKAFSRTFAHMLAEEAPERYTATMSKAKRNNRIFIDWLRNERGATAILPYSLRARPGAPVATPVTWEELEGLKSASAFTIGNMAGRLKGKEPALAVKPQTLGKAVIGRLEKRVG is encoded by the coding sequence ATGTCGAAGGTTGCGGTCGCCGGCATCGAGATCACCCATCCGGATCGCCAGCTTTACGGCAAGGCCGGTGTCACCAAGGCCGATGTCGCGCGTCATTATGCGCTGGTCGGCGCGCGCATGCTGGAAATCGCCGGGCCCCGGCCGGTGTCGCTGTTCCGCTGCCCCACCGGCATCGATGGCGAGAGCTTCTTCCAGAAACATGCGGGCAAGGGCTTTCCCGACGAACTCGCCCGCATCGATATCGCGGAAAAGGACGGCGAGACCGGCGAATATCTCTATGCCAAGGATGTGGCCGGCTTGGTTGCCGCCGCCCAGATGGGCACGATCGAGTTTCACGGCTGGGGCGCGCGCGCCGACCGGCTGGAAGCGCCCGACCGGCTGATCTTCGACCTCGACCCGGATGAGGGCCTCGGCTTTACCGAAACGAAGAAGGCCGCCTTCGAGATGCGCGAGACGCTTTCCGCCATCGGGCTCAAATCGACCGCCATGGTCACCGGCGGCAAGGGCATCCACGTCATCGTGCCGCTGCGGCGGACTGTGAGCTGGGACACGCTCAAGGCGTTTTCCAGAACCTTCGCCCATATGCTGGCCGAGGAAGCGCCCGAGCGCTACACCGCCACCATGTCGAAGGCCAAACGCAACAACCGCATCTTCATCGACTGGCTCCGCAACGAACGCGGCGCCACCGCCATCCTCCCCTATTCCCTCCGCGCCCGCCCCGGCGCCCCCGTGGCAACGCCGGTGACCTGGGAGGAATTGGAGGGGCTGAAGAGCGCCTCGGCGTTTACGATCGGGAATATGGCGGGGCGGCTGAAGGGGAAGGAACCGGCGCTGGCGGTGAAGCCGCAGACGCTGGGGAAGGCGGTGATCGGGCGGCTGGAGAAGCGGGTGGGGTGA